One region of Rattus norvegicus strain BN/NHsdMcwi chromosome 13, GRCr8, whole genome shotgun sequence genomic DNA includes:
- the LOC120096345 gene encoding uncharacterized protein LOC120096345 isoform X2 → MKSREGGDTSGGRLGRGRGRGQVGLRRRRPLARWVTPTVWPPGVPRGPWVRSARDSVRWAGSSALPRGSARGRSLQPVRPNTRVSLCHGPAQPLSACLCAAPRLARAPPGACKVGVWPGVARLARSSTLPLPHPPLFPPFRTPSSCSCGVPARARLSAHPSQPYARPRRPSCQYVLPAAPSACLPLWSSSRASPAPITQRPTATSCSSCHACVFHAFPES, encoded by the coding sequence ATGAAATCGCGGGAAGGAGGGGACACCAGCGGCGGCAGGCTGGGCAGAGGGCGAGGCCGAGGCCAAGTTGGGCTCCGACGACGACGCCCCCTCGCGCGTTGGGTCACCCCGACTGTGTGGCCGCCTGGGGTCCCGCGCGGGCCCTGGGTGCGCTCGGCCCGTGACTCGGTGCGCTGGGCCGGCAGCTCCGCTCTGCCCCGGGGCTCGGCGAGGGGGCGATCACTGCAGCCAGTTCGGCCGAACACCCGGGTGTCTTTGTGCCACGGCCCCGCGCAGCCCCTCTCCGCATGTCTTTGTGCGGCGCCCCGCCTGGCTCGAGCCCCGCCAGGCGCCTGCAAGGTGGGGGTGTGGCCCGGGGTGGCCCGCCTGGCCCGAAGCTCCACTCTCCCCTTGCCTCACCCGCCGCTCTTCCCTCCTTTCCGaactccctcctcctgctcctgcggTGTCCCCGCCCGGGCTCGCCTCTCCGCACACCCCTCCCAGCCCTATGCGCGTCCGCGTCGCCCCAGCTGCCAATACGTCCTCCCCGCAGCGCCCTCGGCCTGCCTCCCGCTTTGGAGCAGCTCTCGAGCCTCACCTGCACCCATCACCCAGCGTCCTACTGCCACCTCTTGCTCTAGCTGTCATGCATGCGTCTTCCATGCTTTCCCCGAGTCCTGA
- the LOC120096345 gene encoding ATP synthase subunit a-like isoform X1, with protein MYCMCVLYVYCVLYVFTVYTLYVLNAYTVCIYTICTVHASYVLCYILYVCCMHAVCMYGIALCVLYVCFVHTVCTVYMHCIALCVLYVCCSHTVYTIYMHCIALYVLCMCAHASCICALYCTIYAVCTVCMCCVLLNVLYGLYVLCVLCVLCVCTMCMYCAYVLCVHYMYCMYVMYVLCIHCELCICTICTLYYYIIYSVLYVLCVLCILCVLCTMHTLCTVCMYCITLCVLYYVLHVPYVLCVHCVYTVYCMYCMYCVYTLCMCTICTFYVCTICTMHALCTVCMYLITLYILYYVLCVMYVLYVLCIHGALCILYYVLYILYVLCVMCALYVLCYVL; from the coding sequence ATGTACTGTatgtgtgtactgtatgtgtactgtgtactATATGTGTTTACTGTATATACACTGTATGTGCTGAATGCCTATACTGTATGTATATACACTATATGTACTGTACATGCATCATATGTACTATGTTATATACTGTATGTGTGCTGTATGCATGCTGTATGCATGTACGGTATTGCACTGTGTGTACTATATGTATGCTTCGTGCATACTGTATGTACTGTATACATGCACTGTATTGcactgtgtgtgctgtatgtgtgctgCTCGCATACTGTATATACCATATACATGCACTGTATTGCACTGTATGTACTatgtatgtgtgctcatgcatCCTGTATATGTGCACTGTATTGCACTATATATGCTGTAtgcactgtgtgtatgtgctgtgttttATTGAATGTGCTGTATGGactgtatgtattgtgtgtactgtgtgtgctgtgtgtatgtactATGTGTATGTACTGTGCATATGTACTGTGTGTACACTATATGTATtgcatgtatgtaatgtatgtacTATGCATACACTGTGAACTGTGTATATGTACTATATGTACACTGTATTACTATATTATATACTCTGTactgtatgtgctgtgtgtactCTGTATactgtgtgtactgtgtactATGCATAcactgtgtactgtgtgtatgtactGTATTACACTGTGTGTACTGTATTATGTACTGCATGTACCGTATGTGCTGTGTGTACACTGTGTGTACACTGTGTACTGTATGTACTGTATGTACTGTGTGTATACATTATGCATGTGTACTATATGTACATTCTATGTATGTACTATATGTACTATGCATGcactgtgtactgtgtgtatgtactTAATTACACTGTATATACTGTATTATGTACTATGTGTAATGTATGTGCTGTATGTACTGTGTATACACGGGGCACTGTGTATACTGTATTATGTGTTATATATACTGTATGTACTGTGTGTAATGTGTGCACTCTATGTACTGTGTTATGTACTGTAG